One part of the Anopheles coustani chromosome 2, idAnoCousDA_361_x.2, whole genome shotgun sequence genome encodes these proteins:
- the LOC131266835 gene encoding glycoprotein-N-acetylgalactosamine 3-beta-galactosyltransferase 1-like, translating to MKITDLGPRNGSHPRTFITLLFGTVLGFMFATFISSTTVRLPEYYRQRDSPTVVSDPHTGNDLREAAGPEQDVGQHGAHEEAHAHENASLAHQLYRDVRILCWVMTNPSNHKKKALHVKRTWANRCNKVLFMSSEEDPLLDSVALPVREGRNNLWGKTKEAFKYIYQHHLDDADWFLKADDDTYVIVENLRYMLYSYSPSHPIYFGCRFKPYVKQGYMSGGAGYVLSKEAVKRFVEDAIPSTHCRQDADGAEDVEMGKCMEAVKVLAGDSRDAVGRGRFFPFVPEHHLIPNHVDKDFWYLQYAYYKPDEGLDCCSDNAISFHYVSPNQMYVLDYLIYHLRPYGIVAHSQPLPKKLSLGDIVRVDDAGKTTTTKKPPASVQHHHSGARGRGQDVDERRLEVTFADTKANEPKT from the exons ATGAAGATCACCGATCTGG GACCACGAAACGGAAGCCACCCGCGAACGTTTATCACGTTGCTGTTTGGGACGGTACTGGGGTTCATGTTTGCCACGTTCATCTCCTCGACAACGGTGCGATTGCCGGAGTACTATCGCCAGCGTGATTCACCGACAGTTGTGAGTGACCCACACACGGGGAACGATTTGCGGGAAGCGGCCGGCCCGGAGCAGGATGTTGGCCAGCATGGAGCCCACGAGGAGGCGCACGCACATGAGAACGCGTCACTTGCGCATCAGCTTTACCGGGACGTGCGTATTCTCTGCTGGGTGATGACGAACCCGAGCAATCACAAGAAGAAAGCGTTACACGTGAAGCGGACGTGGGCCAATCGGTGCAATAAGGTGCTGTTCATGAGCTCCGAAGAAG ATCCGCTTCTCGATTCGGTAGCCCTTCCGGTGCGGGAAGGTCGAAATAATTTGTGGGGCAAGACGAAGGAAGCCTTTAAGTACATCTATCAGCATCATCTGGACGATGCGGATTGGTTTCTAAAGGCCGACGATGATAC TTACGTGATCGTAGAGAACCTTCGCTACATGCTGTACTCGTACTCTCCGAGCCATCCGATCTATTTCGGGTGCCGATTTAAGCCCTACGTTAAGCAGGGCTACATGTCCGGTGGCGCCGGGTACGTGCTAAGTAAGGAGGCCGTAAAGCGCTTCGTTGAGGACGCCATTCCCAGTACGCACTGCCGGCAGGACGCGGACGGAGCGGAAGATGTTGAGATGGGCAAGTGTATGGAAGCGGTGAAGGTGCTGGCGGGTGATTCACGGGATGCCGTCGGGCGGGGTAGATTTTTCCCGTTCGTTCCCGAGCACCACCTCATACCGAACCATGTCGATAAGGATTTTTGGTATCTACAGTACGCGTATTACAAACCGGATGAG GGCCTTGATTGCTGTTCAGATAATGCCATCTCGTTTCACTATGTGTCGCCGAATCAGATGTACGTGTTGGACTATCTGATCTACCATCTGCGACCGTACGGTATCGTTGCGCATTCGCAGCCACTTCCAAAGAAGCTCAGCTTGGGCGACATCGTGCGGGTCGACGATGCGGGTAAGACGACTACCACCAAAAAACCACCTGCATCCGTGCAGCACCACCATTCAGGAGCCAGAGGGCGCGGGCAGGACGTCGACGAAAGGCGGTTGGAAGTGACGTTTGCCGATACCAAAGCTAATGAACCAAAAACATAA